CTTTACTTTCGATAAATCCTCCTCGAACTCCCTTCTCTTATACTCCATAAATAGTTGGACGGCTTTATCTGGCGGGACGGCTTCGTAGAGCCGTGGCCTGCCTGGATAGGCTTTAACGAACCCCTTTTCGGAGAGTGAGTCGAGGGATCCGTAAAGCCTTGTTATGGGAACTTTCGTCTTCAAGCTTACGGCCTTAGCGGTCAAGCGAGGCTTGGCCGTCAAGGCTAGGTAAGCTGAGGCCTCATAGTCCGTGAGTCCCATTCTCCTTAACAGGAGGTAGCTTCTCTTGTCCATGCGACCCATCTTAATTAACTCTAATAATCGTAAAAAAGGTTAAATAAATAAACGTTGCCATCATGTTAAATCGGTGCCCAGCTTGAACAGTCAAGGGCCCAAAGTCGATTTAACGAAAAGAATCGAGACTCGAGACTTAACTGTGGTGATAGCGGGGTTAGGTTGGATGGGGCTCAGCCTCGCCACCCTGTACGCCGAAGCAGGATGCCGCGTAATCGGAGTAGACATAGATCCAAGCGTGGTCGAATCGGTGAATAATGGAACCCCTCTAATTGCTGAACCAGGCCTAGATGTTAAGCTGAGAAGCGTGGTCCGTTCAGGCATGTTAACCGCGTCCACCAACCTCTACGAGTCAGTTTTAAAGGGCGATGCGGTGTTTATCGCCGTTCCCACGTTGATAGATGAGGGAAAGAAAGCTGACTACAAAGCGCTACGGGCCGCATCCTTAGAAGTTGGGAAAGCCTTGAAACCAGAGGTCTGCGTCCTTGTTCAAAGCACCTGCGCTCCAGGCGTGACAGAGAAGTTGGTTAAAAAAACCTTGGAAAAACAATCAAACCTAACCGCTGGATTGGACTTCTACCTGGCTTACAGCCCCATAAGGGCGATGATCGGCCGCGCTTTAAAAGACATTCAAACATACCCTAAGGTGGTGGGAGGAGTCGACGAGAGAAGCCTTGAAATAGCCAGCCTAATCACCTCCATCGTCTCCAAAGGCGGAGTAGTGAAGGTTAAAGACGTGAAAACCGCTGAGGCGGCCAAAATCTTTGAGACAATATACCGAGACGTGAACATAGCCTTAGCTAACGAGTTCGCGATTCTATGCGAAGCCATGGACATAGACTACGTAGAAGCCATGAAAGCCGCCAACACACAACCATACTCCCACCTTCACATGCCTGGAATCGGCGTGGGAGGTCACTGCCTTCCCCTCTACCCATATCTTCTCCTAA
The DNA window shown above is from Candidatus Bathyarchaeia archaeon and carries:
- a CDS encoding nucleotide sugar dehydrogenase, with protein sequence MNSQGPKVDLTKRIETRDLTVVIAGLGWMGLSLATLYAEAGCRVIGVDIDPSVVESVNNGTPLIAEPGLDVKLRSVVRSGMLTASTNLYESVLKGDAVFIAVPTLIDEGKKADYKALRAASLEVGKALKPEVCVLVQSTCAPGVTEKLVKKTLEKQSNLTAGLDFYLAYSPIRAMIGRALKDIQTYPKVVGGVDERSLEIASLITSIVSKGGVVKVKDVKTAEAAKIFETIYRDVNIALANEFAILCEAMDIDYVEAMKAANTQPYSHLHMPGIGVGGHCLPLYPYLLLTEALEAGVKLKLVKHARRINEKMPIHTLNLVIDALRACGKPLARRRVAVLGIAYRANVKEARYSPAVELIKLINKRGGRTTVYDPMYTPQELRQMGLEAKPNLKLALEGADCAVITIAHEEFKNINPSDFALHMRMPAAVVDGAFVLDAATLEKAGLVYRGVGRGVWTR